In the genome of Hyphobacterium sp. CCMP332, one region contains:
- a CDS encoding NAD-dependent epimerase/dehydratase family protein — protein MQDKVFITGATGLLGSFILRDLLKYNYAVKALCRSNSDFNLVEDVKEQIEWFEGDMCDYLAMKKAISDCNIVIHSAAVVSYDKKDKENMISINVNGTRNLVDLSNEKKVDHFIQISSIAAIGRPKTQFELDEATKWEESPNNSVYAKSKFYSELEVWRAIEEGLMGVILNPGFILGPGDPKKSSTQLFNYVWKKSKFYTVGNLNYVDVRDVSDAVINVLKKRISGERYIICGGTIRFKDLFQKIAINWRVKAPGIKISKSLSNVIWRLEAIRTFVFGGKPIITKDSANSANSQYVLKSDKSKNDLGIKYRSLDDTLQWICPKLAPKLSDL, from the coding sequence ATGCAAGACAAAGTATTTATAACTGGTGCTACCGGATTATTGGGTTCATTTATACTTCGGGATCTTTTAAAATATAATTACGCTGTAAAAGCCCTTTGCAGATCAAATTCCGATTTTAACCTGGTTGAAGATGTCAAAGAACAGATAGAATGGTTTGAAGGAGACATGTGCGATTATCTTGCCATGAAAAAGGCCATTTCCGATTGTAATATTGTAATTCATTCAGCAGCGGTGGTTTCCTATGATAAAAAGGATAAGGAAAACATGATTTCCATTAATGTAAATGGCACCAGAAATCTGGTGGACCTATCCAACGAGAAAAAGGTCGATCATTTTATTCAAATTTCCTCTATTGCTGCCATTGGTAGACCTAAAACACAATTTGAACTTGATGAGGCTACAAAATGGGAAGAAAGTCCTAACAACTCCGTTTATGCCAAATCAAAATTTTATTCTGAATTAGAGGTTTGGAGGGCAATTGAAGAAGGGTTGATGGGCGTAATATTAAATCCCGGATTCATCCTCGGACCTGGAGACCCCAAAAAAAGCAGCACACAACTCTTTAATTATGTTTGGAAAAAAAGCAAATTTTATACGGTAGGAAATTTGAATTATGTAGATGTACGCGATGTTTCTGATGCAGTAATAAACGTATTGAAAAAACGAATTTCCGGCGAACGCTATATTATATGTGGTGGAACAATTCGTTTTAAAGATCTATTTCAAAAAATCGCTATAAACTGGCGTGTCAAAGCACCCGGAATCAAGATTAGCAAATCGCTTTCGAATGTGATCTGGAGGTTGGAGGCTATAAGAACATTTGTGTTTGGAGGCAAGCCAATAATAACAAAAGATTCTGCGAACTCTGCGAACAGCCAATATGTTCTCAAATCTGACAAAAGTAAAAATGATCTGGGAATTAAATACAGAAGTCTGGACGATACCCTTCAATGGATATGTCCAAAACTCGCTCCGAAATTGAGCGATTTATAA
- a CDS encoding capsular biosynthesis protein has translation MFSNFFGSNKKSFKTTIKVDLHSHLIPGIDDGVRTIEESISILRKFENLGFKKVITTPHVMGDFYKNTPEIIRSGLIEVQEAVDKENINIEISAAAEYYLDEYFIKILKSDEEILTLPGNYLLFELPYINQPIHMDEAIFIMQSQGYKPVLAHPERYQYYQGKLDKLVALREKGIYMQLNLNSIIGYYSRPVEKMAKNMIRKNIVDFVGSDVHNLRHAELLEKSLETKLIRKLNSPYLKNNSLL, from the coding sequence ATGTTTTCAAATTTTTTCGGGTCAAATAAAAAGTCTTTTAAAACAACAATAAAAGTTGATCTTCATTCCCATTTAATTCCCGGTATTGATGATGGAGTTAGAACGATTGAAGAAAGTATAAGCATACTCAGAAAATTTGAAAATTTGGGTTTTAAAAAAGTCATTACTACACCCCACGTTATGGGAGATTTTTATAAAAACACTCCCGAAATTATACGATCCGGTCTTATTGAAGTGCAGGAAGCCGTCGATAAGGAAAATATAAATATTGAAATTTCGGCAGCGGCAGAGTATTATTTGGATGAATATTTTATTAAAATTTTAAAAAGCGATGAAGAAATTCTGACACTTCCCGGCAACTATTTACTTTTTGAACTTCCTTATATCAATCAACCCATACATATGGATGAAGCGATTTTTATAATGCAAAGCCAGGGATATAAACCGGTTTTGGCCCATCCGGAACGTTATCAATATTATCAAGGTAAATTGGACAAACTTGTCGCATTAAGAGAAAAAGGTATTTATATGCAATTAAATCTTAACTCCATAATCGGGTATTACTCCAGACCCGTTGAGAAAATGGCAAAAAATATGATTAGAAAAAATATTGTGGATTTTGTTGGTTCTGACGTTCATAATCTGAGACATGCTGAACTTCTTGAAAAAAGTTTGGAAACCAAACTCATCAGAAAATTAAATTCACCATATCTGAAAAATAATAGCCTATTGTAA
- a CDS encoding polysaccharide biosynthesis tyrosine autokinase, with protein MSEGDNKQIVSTTETQINNMELLGDIDFRRFLLILTKSLIWIILLLLIAFAGSYIYLRYTIPIYESSSVLKLEIKSDVDALGISKLQNPTVSNNLSGEVELIKSELIHDQVIDKLDALKVSYMTEGTIKDDERFMNSFFEVQYNYLHPDLLDQKIEVKIIDEKNLRIYYKLFGDNYSEQLIFNKAFKNAHLEILITKTSDDVSDINQNQFYFIVNSHRSLVDMIKSNLFVQILNPSANTLKIIYRDPNPLKAKTIVDYINKVYLENTLELKNQASKQTIDFLNDQLNKTEEKLTQSEKELEAFVEENKTTDIDNIFTKRIEKIEKYREELRAENEKLIILKNLEKAFEAGDTLYYQQLTSAYPGFQAYDDKMNQLMKNKNQLEVLKYSTNPNTLAFQYAQKDIKIQEKALENALENDRQITSKEVAELRNAIEELEAEIKALPEKETEYKRLKRIYDLNEKFYLLLMDKKAEFGISEAGTIPDFQVLSPANLPKVPVFPKESDVYLISFGAALLLILLLLGVRYISHNTIDSVEEIEKYLNIPMLGVVPLQKIKSRYSRLVVTDNPKSEIAEAIRSIRTNLDFITPGNNGKKTISVTSTVSSEGKTFVSVNLGAVIAMSNQKVILLDLDMRKPKLHIALNEENHFGMSNLLIGKMELDEVIRHTSQENLDYISSGPPPPNPSELILLPQLDDIISKLKEKYDIIIMDSPPIGLVTDGIILMKKVDIPVYILRSEYSKKGFLKSIQKLQKQKGIDHLSIIFNGLKRRRGLGGYGYNYGYGYGYGSGYYGESNTKKKFLGIF; from the coding sequence ATGTCAGAAGGAGATAATAAACAAATAGTAAGCACTACTGAGACTCAAATCAACAATATGGAATTGTTGGGCGACATTGATTTCAGAAGGTTTCTACTTATTCTCACCAAAAGCCTGATTTGGATTATTTTATTATTGCTTATCGCTTTTGCGGGGAGTTATATTTACCTAAGATATACCATTCCTATATACGAATCATCTTCTGTACTAAAGTTGGAAATCAAAAGCGACGTTGATGCGCTTGGTATTTCAAAACTTCAGAATCCTACAGTTTCCAACAATCTATCCGGAGAGGTTGAACTGATAAAATCAGAACTCATACATGATCAGGTTATAGATAAACTTGATGCGCTTAAAGTCAGTTATATGACAGAAGGTACGATCAAAGATGACGAACGATTCATGAACTCATTTTTTGAAGTTCAATACAATTATTTGCACCCTGACCTTCTCGATCAAAAAATAGAAGTAAAAATTATTGATGAAAAAAATCTCAGAATTTATTACAAATTATTTGGTGACAATTATTCAGAGCAATTGATCTTTAACAAAGCTTTTAAAAATGCTCATCTGGAAATTTTAATAACCAAAACGTCTGACGACGTGTCTGATATCAATCAAAACCAGTTTTATTTTATTGTCAACAGCCATAGAAGCCTGGTGGATATGATAAAGTCAAACCTATTCGTTCAAATCCTAAATCCCTCTGCGAATACTCTTAAAATTATCTATAGAGATCCCAATCCTCTAAAAGCCAAAACCATAGTTGATTATATCAATAAAGTCTATTTGGAAAATACTTTGGAGCTAAAAAATCAAGCTTCAAAACAAACCATTGATTTTCTAAATGATCAATTGAATAAAACCGAAGAAAAGCTTACGCAATCTGAAAAAGAACTGGAAGCCTTCGTGGAAGAAAATAAAACTACGGATATCGATAATATTTTTACCAAACGAATAGAAAAAATAGAAAAGTACAGGGAAGAGCTAAGAGCGGAAAATGAAAAATTAATAATACTTAAAAATTTAGAAAAAGCCTTTGAAGCTGGTGATACTTTATATTATCAACAATTAACAAGCGCTTATCCCGGGTTTCAGGCTTATGATGACAAAATGAATCAGTTGATGAAAAATAAAAATCAACTTGAAGTACTGAAATATTCCACGAATCCAAATACGCTGGCTTTTCAATATGCCCAAAAGGATATAAAAATTCAGGAAAAAGCACTTGAAAATGCATTGGAGAATGACAGACAAATTACATCCAAGGAAGTGGCTGAATTAAGAAACGCCATAGAAGAACTAGAAGCGGAAATAAAAGCTTTGCCTGAAAAGGAAACCGAATACAAAAGATTAAAAAGGATATACGATTTAAATGAAAAATTTTATCTGCTTTTAATGGATAAAAAAGCAGAATTCGGAATAAGCGAGGCGGGAACAATTCCTGATTTTCAAGTGCTTTCTCCGGCAAATCTTCCAAAAGTGCCGGTTTTCCCAAAAGAATCGGATGTATACCTAATTAGTTTTGGCGCTGCCTTATTGTTGATTTTGCTTTTACTCGGAGTGAGGTATATAAGCCACAACACAATTGATTCTGTTGAAGAAATTGAAAAATATTTAAACATTCCTATGCTTGGGGTAGTGCCTTTGCAAAAAATTAAAAGCAGGTATTCACGATTGGTAGTGACGGATAATCCTAAATCAGAAATAGCCGAAGCAATCAGATCAATAAGAACAAATCTCGATTTTATTACTCCTGGAAATAATGGTAAAAAAACAATAAGTGTAACATCAACAGTCAGTAGTGAAGGAAAAACATTTGTATCAGTGAATCTCGGTGCAGTCATTGCCATGTCCAATCAAAAAGTTATTTTGCTCGACCTTGACATGAGGAAGCCAAAATTGCATATTGCTTTAAACGAAGAAAATCATTTTGGGATGAGCAATTTGCTTATTGGTAAAATGGAACTCGATGAAGTCATAAGACATACTTCACAGGAAAACCTAGATTATATTTCTTCAGGCCCACCACCACCAAATCCTTCAGAATTAATTTTACTACCACAGCTTGACGATATCATATCTAAGCTCAAAGAAAAGTACGATATAATTATAATGGACTCTCCTCCAATTGGCCTTGTAACCGATGGAATCATTTTGATGAAAAAAGTAGATATTCCTGTGTATATTTTAAGATCTGAATATTCTAAAAAAGGATTTTTGAAAAGCATACAAAAGCTTCAAAAACAAAAAGGGATTGATCATTTAAGCATTATTTTCAATGGCTTAAAAAGAAGAAGAGGACTTGGGGGATATGGATATAATTATGGATATGGCTACGGATATGGTTCGGGTTATTACGGAGAGTCCAACACAAAAAAGAAGTTCTTAGGAATATTCTAA
- a CDS encoding polysaccharide biosynthesis/export family protein, whose amino-acid sequence MFQTDEFEMDKEIAESLKKIESEYVLKPDDIIELNVETNKGEALIDPNFQLRSEFGVNNLNSLENKSGPDYLIRPDGTAKLPMVGNVYLAGSTLYQADSILRAEYLKFYKDPFVVTQIKNRRVYIFNGEKGMVVPLANENTTLIEALAISGGIGNYSKSHNIRLIRGNFKNPYVEVIDLSTIEGMQIANLELQNQDIVYIEPVRRVVSEATREIAPIINLLTSFVTIIVLLTR is encoded by the coding sequence ATGTTTCAAACAGATGAATTTGAAATGGACAAGGAAATTGCGGAATCATTAAAGAAAATTGAATCAGAATATGTTTTAAAACCTGACGATATAATAGAGCTCAATGTAGAAACGAATAAGGGCGAAGCTTTAATTGACCCTAATTTTCAATTGAGATCAGAATTTGGTGTGAATAACTTAAACAGCCTTGAAAACAAATCAGGGCCGGATTATCTGATTAGGCCGGATGGAACTGCAAAACTTCCCATGGTTGGCAATGTATATCTTGCAGGATCTACCCTATATCAGGCCGATAGTATTCTCAGAGCTGAATACCTAAAGTTTTATAAGGACCCATTTGTAGTAACACAAATAAAAAACAGACGGGTATACATTTTCAATGGTGAAAAGGGTATGGTTGTTCCTTTGGCTAATGAAAACACAACTTTAATTGAAGCTCTTGCAATAAGTGGAGGGATTGGGAATTATTCAAAATCCCATAATATAAGATTGATCAGAGGTAATTTTAAAAATCCTTATGTAGAAGTTATTGACTTAAGTACAATTGAAGGCATGCAAATTGCCAATCTTGAATTGCAAAATCAGGACATTGTATATATTGAACCTGTTCGGCGGGTGGTTTCTGAAGCAACAAGAGAAATTGCACCTATAATTAATTTGCTAACAAGTTTTGTAACCATTATTGTTTTACTAACACGATAA
- the rfbC gene encoding dTDP-4-dehydrorhamnose 3,5-epimerase: protein MELKTTEFDGLVEILPTIIPDERGEFLESYNKKIFKEIGLDINFVQDNLSVSRRGVLRGLHFQNDPNQQGKLVSVIKGKILDVVVDVRKDSKTFGKYKSFIIDDIQRKILYVPEGFAHGFLALENTILTYKCTSNYNRAAESGIIWNDPDLNIEWGIDDPIISAKDKLLPRFETLRDS, encoded by the coding sequence ATGGAGTTGAAAACAACAGAATTTGATGGATTAGTTGAGATTTTACCAACGATTATTCCTGATGAAAGAGGTGAGTTTTTAGAATCTTATAATAAAAAGATCTTCAAAGAAATTGGATTGGATATCAATTTTGTTCAGGATAATCTTTCTGTATCAAGAAGGGGTGTTTTAAGAGGACTGCATTTTCAAAATGACCCAAACCAGCAGGGAAAGCTTGTAAGCGTGATCAAAGGAAAAATTCTGGACGTGGTTGTTGATGTTCGAAAAGATTCAAAGACGTTTGGCAAATATAAAAGCTTCATAATTGATGATATCCAGCGAAAGATATTGTATGTGCCGGAAGGTTTTGCACATGGATTTTTGGCTCTTGAGAATACAATTTTAACTTATAAATGTACATCAAACTATAACCGCGCAGCAGAATCAGGAATTATTTGGAATGATCCGGATTTAAATATAGAATGGGGAATCGATGATCCAATAATTTCGGCAAAAGACAAATTACTTCCCCGCTTTGAAACTTTAAGAGATTCGTAA
- a CDS encoding glycosyltransferase family 4 protein, whose translation MAGKGKKILISINTSWNIYNFRRNLIMNFLDHGMKVYACAPKDEFSHKLISLGIEFNDIKISQKGTNALDDFNLLLSYKRIIKDIRPDICLFYTIKPNIYGSLASESENVPFINNISGLGTVFLRNRPSSHIAKILYKRALKKSSNVFFQNQDDLNLFIETGIIKHDRTEVLPGSGIDIDYFKPTDVYVYRENFTFLMVSRLIFDKGIREYIKAARIVRNKFPNVKFDILGQTEEKGNLGYTKSEIIQISDENNIEWHPAKEDVRPYMAQADVIVLPSYREGMSRALLEALSMEKAILTTNVPGCRELVNKNQNGLLCKAKDADDLAQKMIELIEMPIEKVKQMGKNGRLFVKKSFAEELIFKAYNNAIADKLS comes from the coding sequence TTGGCGGGAAAAGGCAAAAAAATCCTAATTTCAATCAATACCTCCTGGAATATTTACAATTTCAGAAGAAATCTTATCATGAATTTTTTAGACCATGGCATGAAAGTTTATGCTTGTGCTCCAAAAGATGAATTCAGTCATAAATTAATTTCACTTGGTATTGAATTTAATGATATAAAAATAAGTCAAAAAGGAACCAATGCTTTAGATGACTTTAATCTTTTGCTCTCCTATAAAAGAATAATTAAGGATATCCGCCCGGATATTTGCTTGTTTTATACCATTAAGCCAAATATTTACGGTTCACTGGCTTCAGAATCCGAAAACGTTCCTTTTATCAATAATATTTCCGGATTGGGTACTGTATTTTTAAGAAATAGGCCTTCCTCCCATATAGCCAAAATATTGTACAAAAGAGCGCTTAAAAAATCATCAAATGTTTTTTTTCAAAATCAGGATGATTTAAATCTATTTATAGAAACCGGAATTATTAAACACGATCGAACAGAGGTTTTACCGGGATCAGGTATTGATATTGATTACTTTAAACCTACTGATGTATATGTATATAGAGAGAACTTTACTTTTTTAATGGTCTCCCGCTTAATATTTGACAAGGGAATTCGGGAGTATATTAAAGCTGCCCGAATTGTCAGGAATAAATTTCCCAATGTCAAATTTGATATATTGGGTCAGACAGAAGAAAAAGGAAATTTAGGTTATACAAAATCAGAAATTATTCAGATTTCAGACGAAAATAACATTGAATGGCATCCTGCAAAAGAAGATGTAAGACCCTATATGGCTCAGGCTGATGTTATAGTTCTTCCAAGCTATAGAGAGGGAATGTCAAGAGCATTATTGGAAGCTCTTAGCATGGAAAAAGCAATCCTGACTACGAATGTTCCAGGTTGTAGAGAATTGGTCAACAAAAATCAAAATGGTTTGCTTTGTAAAGCAAAAGATGCAGATGACCTGGCTCAAAAAATGATTGAACTCATTGAAATGCCAATAGAAAAGGTAAAACAAATGGGTAAAAATGGCAGATTATTTGTGAAAAAAAGCTTTGCTGAAGAGCTCATTTTCAAGGCTTATAACAATGCAATTGCAGATAAATTAAGTTAA
- a CDS encoding response regulator transcription factor: MKKRILLIEDDQNLGFLIQDQLQQHGFIVEWFKDGESGKNSFIKNTPDICLLDVMLPKSDGFSLARKFRLKDQITPILFLTARDLLEDKLNAFKSGADDYITKPFSMEELMYRINVFLKRTANSHDAIEPSQYSHKNLIIDFRKNLLKITKDEIKLTEKEKDLFKILISNKDRIVKREEILLNIWGDDDYFKGRSLDVFISKLRKYLNKSSNRIINYHSIGFKWEEA, from the coding sequence ATGAAAAAACGAATCTTATTGATTGAGGATGATCAGAATCTTGGCTTTCTAATTCAAGACCAATTGCAGCAACATGGATTCATTGTAGAATGGTTTAAAGACGGAGAAAGCGGTAAAAATTCGTTTATTAAAAATACCCCTGATATATGCTTATTGGATGTTATGCTTCCCAAAAGCGATGGTTTTTCTTTAGCCCGAAAATTTAGGTTAAAAGATCAAATAACTCCCATATTATTCCTGACGGCCAGAGATTTGCTGGAGGATAAATTAAATGCTTTTAAAAGCGGTGCTGATGATTATATAACGAAACCGTTTAGCATGGAAGAGTTAATGTATCGCATAAATGTTTTTCTCAAAAGAACTGCAAATTCACATGATGCGATAGAACCTTCTCAGTACTCTCACAAAAATTTAATCATAGATTTTAGAAAGAATCTTTTAAAAATTACCAAGGATGAAATCAAATTGACTGAAAAAGAAAAAGATCTATTTAAAATATTGATTTCAAATAAAGATCGAATTGTAAAAAGAGAGGAAATTTTACTAAATATATGGGGTGATGATGATTATTTCAAAGGAAGAAGCCTTGATGTATTTATCAGTAAACTCAGAAAGTACCTAAACAAATCTTCAAATAGAATTATAAATTATCATTCCATCGGATTCAAATGGGAAGAAGCTTAA
- a CDS encoding HAMP domain-containing histidine kinase produces MKSRHFRFLVIIGIVSILSIALLQFFWFHQAFNVKKKEFELNVFQALSEVAAEIYVYNGNKVQDNFPVEQLSENYFVVMINDQIDLQLLDDLLERKFQSRYINSPYIYTIYDCENDHLLYGSETQNQDSPVEKLVFPKWDKDQYYFGVFFPSVEKTLVGGLKGWILLSLILLLIIIFFSISLYIVFRQKRLSEIKRDFVNNMTHELKTPLSSIKLSSEAVMNKKTIDAETQKYLEIISHEADKLKRQIENVLEQARGEKDGLSLEKEKVDFKLFLVTILDRFNLSSNKKIDFDLNSLASGTHVNLDKLHMEHVIHNLLDNVIKYGPVFPHLEIGIRTIKKQLIITWKDNGQGIPAKFKKRIFSPFFRISQGDLHDKKGYGLGLHYVKNVILAHKGKIRWVSNENSGYFEIILPLE; encoded by the coding sequence GTGAAAAGCAGGCATTTTCGTTTTTTAGTTATAATCGGTATAGTTTCTATCCTTTCAATTGCACTCTTGCAATTCTTCTGGTTTCATCAGGCCTTTAATGTTAAAAAGAAGGAATTTGAATTAAACGTGTTTCAAGCCTTGAGTGAGGTAGCTGCTGAAATTTATGTTTACAATGGAAATAAGGTTCAGGATAATTTTCCCGTAGAACAACTATCTGAAAATTATTTTGTGGTAATGATCAATGACCAAATTGATTTGCAACTTCTCGATGATCTCCTGGAAAGAAAATTTCAATCGCGATATATCAATAGCCCTTATATATATACTATTTACGATTGTGAAAACGATCACCTGCTTTATGGCAGCGAAACACAAAACCAGGATTCTCCTGTAGAAAAATTAGTTTTTCCTAAATGGGATAAAGATCAATACTATTTTGGTGTTTTCTTTCCAAGTGTAGAAAAAACACTAGTAGGAGGTTTGAAAGGATGGATTTTGCTTTCTCTTATACTTCTCCTGATTATTATATTTTTTTCAATTTCTCTCTACATTGTTTTTCGTCAGAAAAGGCTTTCTGAAATAAAAAGAGATTTCGTAAATAATATGACACATGAGCTTAAAACACCTCTTTCAAGTATTAAACTTAGCTCAGAAGCAGTAATGAATAAAAAGACTATCGATGCAGAAACGCAAAAATACCTGGAGATTATTTCACATGAAGCCGATAAACTAAAACGTCAGATTGAAAATGTTTTAGAACAGGCACGTGGTGAGAAGGACGGACTTAGCCTTGAAAAAGAAAAGGTTGATTTTAAATTGTTTTTGGTAACTATTCTGGATCGATTCAATTTAAGCAGCAATAAAAAAATTGACTTTGACTTAAATTCATTGGCATCAGGCACACATGTTAATCTGGATAAACTCCATATGGAGCATGTCATTCATAATTTATTGGATAATGTAATCAAATACGGTCCGGTATTTCCCCACCTCGAAATTGGGATTCGTACTATTAAAAAGCAATTGATAATAACTTGGAAAGATAATGGCCAGGGAATTCCTGCCAAATTCAAGAAACGTATTTTTAGTCCATTTTTTAGAATCAGCCAGGGTGATTTGCATGACAAAAAAGGTTATGGCCTTGGACTGCATTATGTAAAAAATGTGATACTTGCGCATAAAGGTAAAATTCGTTGGGTTAGCAATGAAAACTCGGGATATTTTGAAATAATTCTACCTCTGGAATGA
- a CDS encoding DUF1573 domain-containing protein translates to MESEYSNSSYAKMAMMEEEHDFGKIEKGIPVSHTFKFENKGDAPLIISNVKTSCGCTASEYSKEEILPGEMGYLKATYNASKIGHFNKSLTVSSNGGDVALNIKGEVY, encoded by the coding sequence ATGGAATCGGAATATTCAAATTCATCCTATGCTAAAATGGCGATGATGGAAGAAGAACATGATTTCGGGAAAATTGAAAAAGGAATTCCTGTTTCACACACCTTTAAATTTGAAAATAAAGGAGATGCCCCCCTGATTATCAGCAATGTGAAAACAAGTTGTGGATGCACGGCTTCAGAATATTCAAAAGAAGAAATATTACCAGGTGAAATGGGTTATTTAAAAGCCACTTATAATGCTTCCAAAATTGGACATTTCAACAAAAGCCTTACTGTTTCTTCCAATGGTGGCGATGTCGCGCTAAACATAAAAGGAGAGGTTTATTAA